A genome region from Pseudomonas pergaminensis includes the following:
- a CDS encoding DUF1656 domain-containing protein, with product MIGDLDISGVFLPTLLVLMGITYVLFLVVHGLLTRVHFYRLVWHRALFNVGLYALLLGAVDSLSRYLMT from the coding sequence ATGATCGGTGATCTGGATATCAGCGGGGTGTTCCTGCCCACGCTGCTGGTGCTGATGGGCATTACGTACGTGTTGTTCCTGGTGGTGCACGGGTTGTTGACCCGCGTCCACTTCTATCGCCTGGTCTGGCACCGGGCATTGTTCAATGTGGGGCTCTACGCGCTGTTGCTGGGCGCGGTGGACTCACTCAGTCGATACCTGATGACATGA
- a CDS encoding MarR family winged helix-turn-helix transcriptional regulator, which produces MNLSSSMVVGARNWRKICQTTLVSYGISEACAVPLLMIGRLGDGVHQVKVAQASGMESPSLVRLLDRLCTDGYVCRTEDVHDRRAKALSLTERGRELVQAVEVQLVRLRKEVLADMTPGDMEAALRVLRAFEAASL; this is translated from the coding sequence ATGAACCTCAGCAGCAGCATGGTGGTGGGCGCCCGTAACTGGCGCAAAATCTGCCAGACCACGCTGGTGAGCTACGGCATCTCCGAAGCCTGCGCCGTGCCGTTGTTGATGATCGGCCGCCTGGGCGATGGTGTGCACCAGGTCAAGGTCGCCCAGGCGTCCGGGATGGAAAGCCCGTCGCTGGTGCGCTTGCTCGATCGTCTGTGCACCGACGGTTATGTGTGCCGCACCGAAGACGTGCATGACCGTCGCGCCAAGGCCTTGAGCCTGACCGAGCGCGGCCGCGAGCTGGTGCAAGCGGTGGAAGTGCAATTGGTGCGGCTGCGCAAGGAAGTGCTGGCAGACATGACCCCAGGTGATATGGAGGCCGCGCTGCGAGTGCTGCGCGCCTTCGAGGCAGCGTCGCTTTGA
- a CDS encoding efflux RND transporter periplasmic adaptor subunit — protein sequence MKKPFLTIGRVVLTLLIVTFAVVVVWRMVMYYMFAPWTRDGHIRADIVQIAPDVSGLIQRVDVRDNQLVTKGQVLFAVDQDRFKLALRQAQAAVADRQETLAQAQREYKRNRGLGNLVPSEQLEESQSRVARAQSALAEAQVTVDSAQLNLDRSVIRSPVDGYVNDRAPRTQEFVTAGRPVLSVVDSNSFHIDGYFEETKLDGIHVGMGVDIRVIGDNARLRGHVQSIVAGIEDRDRSSGSNLLPNVNPAFSWVRLAQRIPVRIAFDDVPADFRMIAGRTATVSIIGDKAKDGDQP from the coding sequence ATGAAAAAACCTTTTTTGACCATCGGCCGTGTAGTCCTCACGCTGTTGATCGTGACGTTTGCGGTCGTCGTGGTGTGGCGCATGGTCATGTACTACATGTTTGCCCCCTGGACCCGTGACGGCCACATCCGTGCCGACATCGTGCAGATCGCGCCGGACGTGTCCGGGCTGATCCAGCGCGTGGACGTGCGCGACAACCAACTGGTGACCAAGGGCCAAGTGCTCTTCGCCGTCGACCAGGACCGTTTCAAGCTGGCCCTGCGCCAAGCCCAGGCCGCCGTGGCCGACCGCCAGGAAACCCTGGCGCAGGCCCAGCGCGAGTACAAGCGTAACCGTGGCCTCGGCAACCTGGTGCCCAGCGAGCAGCTGGAAGAAAGCCAGTCCCGCGTCGCCCGTGCCCAGTCGGCTCTGGCCGAAGCCCAGGTGACGGTGGATTCCGCCCAGCTCAACCTCGACCGCTCGGTGATCCGCAGCCCCGTGGACGGTTACGTCAACGACCGCGCGCCGCGCACCCAGGAATTCGTCACCGCCGGTCGCCCGGTGCTGTCGGTGGTCGACAGCAATTCCTTCCATATCGATGGCTATTTCGAAGAGACCAAGCTCGACGGTATCCATGTCGGCATGGGCGTGGACATCCGCGTGATTGGCGACAACGCCCGCCTGCGTGGCCACGTGCAGAGCATCGTCGCCGGTATCGAAGACCGCGACCGCAGCAGCGGCTCCAACCTGCTGCCCAACGTCAACCCGGCGTTCAGCTGGGTGCGCCTGGCCCAGCGGATTCCGGTGCGTATCGCCTTTGATGATGTGCCGGCGGACTTCCGTATGATCGCCGGGCGCACTGCCACGGTGTCGATCATCGGCGACAAGGCCAAAGACGGAGACCAGCCATGA
- a CDS encoding glycosyltransferase family 39 protein, with protein MRRSVVEQNEKVGTLPALNRLTWEGAGWISRLWWVPILALAMALRFYQLTAAAIWGDEGSSLLLSEYALDDLWFHAAHDVHPPLYFFLLRGWIELFGDSIWSIRGMSAIPGVVVVGLGIWLTRQLSTRRAALLAGILLALLPTAVRYSQEVRMYSLLGVWLLGATLALVYWVRQPERTRYLAAYVVLMTAGFYTHYFTALCVLVHWAYLGMLSVTMPRDQRLITRPAWWLANATIVLLYLPWLPNLLDLVQHVEQLKVGGDIGWEEPVSLFSLPSMVWQFVLQDEGVGFWSPLFWLFPLLLVAVVVATAWRDRDRYRPAGLLALFFLLPLLLVYGVSFISPVFIERYLTVYALGLPILLAMAIDRLPSRFALLGAALFVLFVGVELVGLKNNFTVDEHDQFNVPVEFVNRNYQEDDRIVLSDMMWYLSYVYYDQTDAQLQLYTPPKPDGTPTRPNAYGFGTLVDQDGGRIYLDHLSALPAETRRVWLISSNEAPDEFAPLPEGWRELSRQDGGGARARLFVLCNVPSAQPDGCR; from the coding sequence GTGCGTCGGTCTGTGGTAGAGCAAAACGAAAAGGTCGGGACGTTGCCCGCACTCAATCGCCTCACGTGGGAAGGTGCCGGCTGGATCAGCCGACTGTGGTGGGTACCGATCCTGGCGCTGGCCATGGCGCTGCGTTTTTACCAACTGACGGCGGCAGCGATCTGGGGCGACGAAGGCTCGAGCCTGCTGCTCAGCGAATACGCCTTAGACGACCTGTGGTTCCACGCCGCGCACGACGTGCACCCGCCGCTGTATTTTTTCCTGCTGCGCGGCTGGATCGAACTGTTCGGCGACAGCATCTGGTCGATTCGCGGCATGAGTGCCATTCCCGGTGTGGTCGTCGTGGGCTTGGGCATCTGGCTGACGCGGCAACTGTCCACCCGCCGTGCGGCGCTGCTGGCGGGGATACTGCTGGCGCTGTTGCCGACGGCGGTGCGCTACAGCCAGGAAGTGCGCATGTATTCGCTGCTGGGTGTATGGCTGCTGGGCGCCACCCTGGCGCTGGTTTACTGGGTACGCCAACCTGAGCGCACGCGTTATCTGGCGGCGTATGTCGTATTGATGACGGCCGGTTTCTACACCCATTACTTCACTGCGCTGTGCGTGCTGGTGCATTGGGCTTACCTGGGCATGCTGAGTGTCACGATGCCGCGCGACCAACGCCTGATCACGCGCCCGGCGTGGTGGTTGGCCAACGCCACGATTGTGCTGTTGTACCTGCCTTGGCTGCCGAATCTGCTGGACTTGGTGCAACACGTCGAACAGCTCAAGGTGGGCGGCGACATTGGCTGGGAAGAACCGGTCAGCCTGTTCTCCCTGCCGTCGATGGTCTGGCAATTCGTACTGCAGGATGAAGGTGTCGGTTTCTGGTCGCCACTGTTCTGGCTGTTCCCGTTGCTGCTGGTGGCTGTCGTCGTTGCCACCGCTTGGCGCGACCGCGACCGCTATCGGCCGGCCGGCCTGTTGGCGCTGTTTTTCCTGTTGCCACTGCTGTTGGTCTACGGGGTGTCGTTTATTTCCCCAGTGTTTATCGAGCGTTACCTGACGGTCTACGCCCTGGGCTTGCCGATTCTGCTGGCGATGGCCATTGATCGTCTGCCGTCGCGGTTTGCACTGCTGGGAGCGGCATTGTTTGTGCTGTTCGTCGGCGTCGAGCTGGTGGGGTTGAAGAACAATTTCACCGTGGATGAGCACGACCAATTCAACGTGCCGGTGGAGTTCGTCAACCGCAACTATCAGGAAGACGACCGCATCGTCCTCAGCGACATGATGTGGTACCTCAGCTATGTGTATTACGACCAGACCGACGCCCAGTTGCAGCTCTACACCCCGCCCAAACCCGACGGCACGCCCACCCGGCCGAATGCCTATGGCTTCGGCACCCTGGTGGACCAGGACGGCGGGCGTATCTACCTCGACCACCTGTCGGCACTGCCCGCCGAGACTCGCCGCGTGTGGCTGATCAGCAGCAACGAAGCGCCGGACGAATTCGCCCCGCTGCCCGAAGGCTGGCGCGAACTCAGTCGCCAGGATGGCGGCGGTGCGAGGGCGCGGTTGTTTGTATTGTGCAATGTACCGTCAGCGCAGCCCGATGGCTGCCGCTAG
- a CDS encoding efflux transporter outer membrane subunit → MKQLLATAALGLLLSACQVVGPDYKLPETSAVNRGDLQGPLAGEGNNVVSAPVPADWWKLYKDPRLDELVRQAMASNTDLRVAAANLQRARFQTQEAESAGGWSAGAKAEAQRLQESGEAFLLTEKVPVANIGSASISTSYQFDLFGTLQRGIESAQASADAAQAAADIARITLVADVVRSYTQVCAANEELAIANESLDLQAQSTQLTQRLRDAGRGDETQVTRSQTQYKSLRADMPRYEAARQAGLFRLSMLLAKPLDQLPVGTASCAELPHIAQLLPVGDGATLLKRRPDVRQAERQLAAATARIGVATGALYPDISIGATVGTVGILDDLGTPATNRWGFGPLISWSVPTNGARARIHEAEAATQGALAHFDGVVLNAIRETQTGLAQYTAQLQRRDALAEAGESAREAADQTHRFFQAGRASFLADLQATRTYTDVRAQLAAANTQVAMSQIDLFLALGGGWESGRTQVSQTGKP, encoded by the coding sequence ATGAAGCAACTGCTGGCAACCGCTGCGCTGGGGTTGTTGCTGTCGGCCTGCCAAGTGGTGGGGCCGGATTACAAGCTGCCGGAAACGTCGGCCGTCAACCGTGGCGACCTGCAAGGGCCGCTCGCGGGCGAAGGCAATAACGTGGTGTCGGCGCCGGTGCCGGCGGACTGGTGGAAGCTCTACAAAGACCCGCGCCTGGACGAGCTGGTACGCCAGGCCATGGCCTCCAACACCGACTTGCGTGTGGCCGCCGCCAACCTGCAACGCGCGCGTTTCCAGACCCAGGAAGCGGAGTCCGCAGGCGGCTGGAGCGCCGGCGCCAAGGCCGAGGCCCAGCGCCTGCAAGAGTCGGGCGAAGCCTTTCTGCTGACAGAAAAAGTCCCAGTGGCCAATATTGGCAGCGCCAGCATCAGCACGTCCTACCAGTTCGACTTGTTCGGCACCCTGCAGCGCGGCATCGAAAGCGCCCAGGCCAGTGCCGACGCGGCCCAGGCGGCTGCCGACATCGCGCGCATCACCCTGGTGGCAGATGTGGTGCGCTCCTACACCCAGGTGTGCGCGGCCAACGAAGAACTGGCGATTGCCAACGAGTCCCTCGACCTGCAAGCCCAGAGCACCCAGCTCACCCAGCGCCTGCGCGACGCCGGGCGGGGTGATGAAACCCAGGTGACCCGTTCGCAGACCCAATACAAATCCTTGCGCGCCGACATGCCGCGCTACGAAGCAGCACGCCAGGCCGGGTTGTTCCGCCTGTCGATGCTGCTGGCCAAGCCGCTGGACCAACTGCCGGTGGGCACCGCCAGCTGCGCCGAGCTGCCACACATCGCCCAGTTGCTGCCGGTGGGCGACGGCGCGACCCTGCTCAAGCGTCGCCCCGATGTACGCCAGGCCGAACGCCAACTCGCCGCCGCGACTGCACGTATCGGCGTGGCCACCGGCGCGCTGTACCCGGACATCAGCATCGGCGCCACGGTGGGCACTGTCGGGATCCTCGATGACCTGGGCACACCGGCGACCAACCGTTGGGGCTTTGGCCCGCTGATCAGTTGGTCGGTGCCGACCAACGGCGCCCGCGCCCGTATCCACGAAGCCGAGGCCGCGACCCAGGGCGCCCTCGCGCATTTCGACGGTGTGGTGCTCAACGCCATCCGCGAAACCCAGACCGGCCTCGCGCAATACACCGCGCAGTTGCAACGCCGCGACGCCCTGGCCGAAGCGGGCGAGTCTGCCCGGGAAGCCGCAGACCAGACCCACCGCTTCTTCCAGGCGGGCCGAGCGTCGTTCCTGGCCGACCTGCAAGCCACCCGCACCTACACCGATGTGCGCGCGCAACTGGCAGCCGCCAACACCCAGGTTGCCATGAGCCAGATCGATCTGTTCCTGGCCTTGGGCGGTGGCTGGGAAAGCGGACGAACGCAAGTGTCACAGACCGGCAAACCCTGA
- a CDS encoding DUF2789 domain-containing protein has protein sequence MESPVHSLPSLFKQLGLPDDPVSIEKFVAVHSPLKPELKLADAFFWTDSQKAFLREEILEDADWAEVVDELNLMLRGGRGG, from the coding sequence ATGGAATCGCCCGTGCATAGCTTGCCGTCACTGTTCAAACAGCTGGGTCTGCCGGATGACCCGGTGAGTATCGAAAAGTTTGTGGCGGTGCATTCGCCGCTCAAGCCGGAGCTGAAACTGGCGGATGCGTTTTTCTGGACGGACAGCCAGAAGGCGTTTTTGCGCGAGGAGATTCTGGAGGATGCGGATTGGGCGGAAGTGGTGGATGAGTTGAATCTCATGTTGCGGGGTGGGCGAGGGGGGTAA
- a CDS encoding outer membrane assembly lipoprotein YfiO: MRIGFLSPLALALLAGITQQAQASSDDSCYPDWRVSRDSLDSCSNLPFLGPGNDSRVNLRLLLADKKAEPLTPNALSEDDLSQGFGPVPFPVYRLAPIPATNDEPDNKPDNSRTAELDTLLKPLGIQRDEYKTAGEAFLTGEGSRCRSNDDDSATAFISQVIKADMPAAERELLIKARLQLLTACSWEGQVVDAQQIQSNDGQLFRTYLQAAADFYSGRFGDAERGFAAASASHVPWLKETALYMTARTSLNQAQAEAFDEYGMPQLEHVDKSALSHAEEGFLGYLKTYPQGDYLASARGLLRRVYWLAGDNTKLAEAFGWAMTEATDAQRNVSVDELVEEADLKLLMVNSETVSTPMIQFVSNLMVMRGGNQPALSRTDLEKQKTAFSSAPELYDYLLAVSALYTEHQPDAALKQLPQSVPSSLNYFAFSQQTLRALALEAKQDWKGAEALWLQLLPLAKLPLQRDQLELALAMNYERSGQLAKVFAADSPISAKQVRYILLRNVAGPELLRQQIAQASDPLERQTAQFVLLYKDLLRGQYATFADDLKQLPASAPEDKLGTSLGYVYSTSQTLKLFQWNGDKAESGYSCPSIAQTAATLQGDAKNPQGLNCLGEFILRNGLDGMPLEQARAAGSLGSSASDFKGETFSRLDGYKQVIGNAKAPKNDKAYALFRAINCYGPSGYNSCGGVDVEPAVRKAWFRQLKTSYADTQWGKSLQYYW; encoded by the coding sequence ATGCGCATCGGTTTTCTGTCACCCCTGGCACTGGCACTGCTTGCCGGCATCACCCAACAGGCCCAGGCCAGCTCTGACGACTCGTGCTACCCCGACTGGCGCGTCTCGCGTGATAGCCTCGATTCCTGCAGTAACCTGCCCTTCCTCGGCCCCGGCAACGACAGTCGCGTCAACCTGCGCCTGCTGCTAGCGGACAAAAAGGCCGAACCGCTCACGCCCAATGCGCTGAGCGAAGATGATCTGTCCCAGGGCTTTGGCCCGGTGCCGTTCCCGGTCTATCGCTTGGCGCCTATCCCCGCGACAAACGATGAGCCCGACAACAAGCCGGACAATTCACGCACCGCCGAACTCGACACCCTGCTCAAGCCCCTGGGCATCCAGCGCGACGAGTACAAGACCGCAGGCGAAGCGTTCCTGACTGGCGAGGGCAGCCGTTGCCGCAGCAACGATGATGACAGCGCCACGGCGTTCATCAGCCAGGTGATCAAGGCCGACATGCCGGCTGCTGAGCGTGAGCTGCTGATAAAAGCGCGCCTGCAACTGCTCACAGCCTGTTCGTGGGAAGGCCAGGTGGTGGACGCCCAGCAGATCCAGTCCAACGACGGCCAACTGTTCCGTACCTACCTGCAAGCCGCCGCCGACTTCTACAGCGGTCGCTTCGGTGACGCTGAGCGCGGTTTTGCCGCCGCCAGCGCCAGCCACGTGCCTTGGCTGAAGGAAACCGCGCTGTATATGACTGCGCGCACGTCTTTGAACCAGGCCCAGGCTGAAGCCTTTGACGAGTACGGCATGCCGCAGCTCGAGCATGTGGATAAGTCCGCCCTGAGCCATGCCGAGGAAGGCTTTCTCGGTTACCTGAAAACTTATCCACAGGGCGACTACCTGGCCTCCGCCCGTGGCCTGTTGCGCCGTGTTTATTGGTTGGCAGGTGACAACACCAAGCTCGCCGAGGCCTTCGGCTGGGCAATGACCGAGGCAACGGACGCGCAGCGTAATGTGTCGGTGGATGAACTGGTGGAGGAAGCCGACCTCAAGCTGTTGATGGTCAATAGCGAAACCGTCAGCACGCCGATGATCCAGTTTGTCAGCAACCTGATGGTGATGCGCGGTGGCAACCAGCCCGCCCTCTCCCGCACCGACCTGGAAAAGCAGAAAACTGCGTTTTCCAGCGCGCCGGAGCTGTATGACTACTTGCTCGCGGTGTCTGCGCTGTATACCGAGCATCAGCCGGACGCCGCGCTGAAACAATTGCCCCAGAGCGTGCCGTCGAGCCTGAATTACTTCGCCTTCAGCCAACAAACCCTGCGTGCCCTGGCCCTGGAAGCCAAGCAAGATTGGAAAGGCGCCGAAGCGCTCTGGCTGCAACTGCTGCCGCTGGCGAAGTTGCCGTTGCAACGCGATCAGCTTGAGTTGGCGTTGGCCATGAACTACGAGCGCAGCGGCCAGTTGGCCAAGGTGTTTGCCGCCGATTCGCCGATCAGCGCCAAGCAGGTGCGTTACATCCTGCTGCGCAACGTCGCCGGTCCCGAGTTGCTGCGCCAGCAGATCGCGCAGGCCAGCGATCCGCTGGAACGCCAGACTGCGCAATTCGTGCTGCTCTACAAAGACCTGCTGCGCGGTCAGTACGCTACCTTCGCCGACGACCTCAAGCAGCTGCCAGCCTCTGCCCCGGAAGACAAACTGGGCACCAGCCTGGGCTACGTCTACAGCACCAGCCAGACCTTGAAGCTGTTCCAGTGGAACGGCGACAAAGCCGAGTCTGGCTACAGCTGCCCGAGCATTGCGCAAACCGCCGCGACCTTGCAGGGCGATGCCAAAAACCCACAAGGCTTGAACTGCCTGGGTGAGTTCATCCTGCGCAACGGCCTGGACGGCATGCCACTGGAACAGGCGCGCGCCGCCGGCAGCCTGGGCAGCAGTGCATCGGACTTCAAGGGTGAAACCTTCTCGCGCCTGGACGGCTACAAACAGGTGATCGGCAACGCCAAGGCACCCAAGAATGACAAGGCCTACGCCCTGTTCCGCGCCATCAACTGCTACGGGCCCTCGGGCTACAACAGTTGCGGCGGCGTCGATGTAGAACCGGCCGTGCGCAAGGCCTGGTTTCGCCAGTTGAAAACCAGCTACGCCGACACCCAGTGGGGCAAATCGCTGCAGTACTACTGGTGA
- a CDS encoding FUSC family protein: protein MNGFFTGFPPARDWFYGVRTFAASMIALYIAMLMQMPRPYWAMATVYIVSSPFVGPTSSKALYRAIGTFMGAAAAVLFVPMFVQSPYMLVVVIALWTGTLLFLSMHLRTANNYALMLAGYTLPLIALPVVDNPLAVWDVAEARTEEIFLGIAVAAVVGAMFWPRRLMPVFDGSVAKWFADAQVYSQRFLTRNVEPDEISTLRGGMVTTFNTLELMIGQLPHEGARPQTVRNTKELRGRMIHLLPVIDALDDAVYAIEHRAPEFADQLTPLLEAANAWLESTTETAPLERWRVLRDQVDAAQPQGEALDDRHTLLFSNALYRLAEWIDLWQDCRSLQAAIQCESQDTWRAVYRHWRLGRLTPFLDRGLMFYSAFSTVTAIIVASVLWILLGWTDGGSAVILAAVACSFFASMDDPAPQIYRFFFWTAMSVLFASLYLFLVLPNLHDFPMLVLAFAVPFICIGTLTVQPRFYLGMLLTLVNTSSFISIQGAYDADFLNFANVNLAGPVGLLFAFVWTLIARPFGAELAAKRLTRFSWRDIVSLTEPATLAEHRHMAAQMLDRLMQHLPRLALINQDTGTALRDLRVALNLLDLLAYSPRILGVPRVLLNQVVEGVGGYFKACLKAGERLPAPSGLLMTLDRTRRALNGQGLQDEDDTRLHLLHALAGLRLSLLPGVEFIGGTEMEAPLPDGAPL, encoded by the coding sequence TTGAACGGATTTTTTACCGGTTTCCCGCCTGCCCGTGATTGGTTCTATGGGGTCCGTACCTTCGCGGCCTCGATGATTGCCTTGTACATCGCCATGCTCATGCAAATGCCGCGTCCGTATTGGGCGATGGCGACGGTGTATATCGTCTCCAGCCCGTTTGTCGGCCCTACCAGTTCCAAAGCGCTGTACCGCGCCATCGGCACCTTCATGGGGGCGGCGGCGGCCGTTCTTTTTGTGCCGATGTTCGTGCAGTCGCCCTACATGCTGGTGGTGGTGATTGCCTTGTGGACGGGCACCCTGCTGTTCCTCTCCATGCACCTGCGCACGGCCAACAACTACGCCCTGATGCTCGCCGGCTACACCTTGCCGTTGATCGCCCTGCCGGTGGTGGATAACCCCCTGGCGGTATGGGATGTGGCAGAGGCGCGTACCGAAGAAATCTTCCTCGGTATCGCAGTGGCAGCAGTGGTGGGCGCAATGTTCTGGCCGCGCCGGCTGATGCCGGTGTTTGATGGTTCGGTGGCCAAGTGGTTTGCCGACGCTCAGGTCTACAGCCAGCGGTTCCTCACACGCAATGTAGAGCCCGACGAAATCAGCACGCTGCGCGGCGGTATGGTCACTACCTTCAACACCCTCGAATTGATGATCGGCCAGTTGCCCCACGAAGGCGCGCGGCCGCAGACGGTGCGCAACACCAAGGAATTGCGCGGGCGCATGATCCACCTGCTGCCGGTGATCGATGCCCTGGATGATGCGGTGTACGCGATTGAACACCGCGCTCCGGAATTCGCAGATCAGCTCACACCGTTGCTGGAGGCCGCCAACGCCTGGCTGGAAAGCACCACCGAAACAGCCCCGCTTGAACGCTGGCGCGTGCTGCGCGACCAGGTCGACGCCGCTCAACCCCAGGGCGAAGCGCTGGATGACCGGCACACGCTGCTGTTCTCCAATGCGCTCTATCGTCTCGCAGAGTGGATCGACCTGTGGCAAGACTGCCGCAGCCTGCAAGCCGCCATCCAGTGCGAAAGCCAGGACACCTGGCGCGCCGTGTACCGTCACTGGCGCCTGGGCCGGCTCACGCCGTTCCTCGACCGTGGGTTGATGTTCTACTCGGCGTTCTCCACCGTCACCGCGATCATCGTCGCCTCGGTGCTGTGGATCCTGCTCGGCTGGACCGACGGCGGCAGCGCGGTGATCCTGGCCGCTGTCGCCTGCAGCTTTTTCGCCTCGATGGATGACCCGGCGCCACAGATCTATCGGTTCTTTTTCTGGACCGCCATGTCAGTGCTGTTTGCCAGCCTCTATCTGTTCCTAGTGCTGCCCAACCTGCATGACTTCCCGATGCTGGTGCTGGCGTTCGCCGTGCCGTTTATCTGTATCGGCACGCTCACCGTGCAGCCGCGTTTTTACCTGGGCATGTTGCTGACGCTGGTGAACACCTCGTCGTTCATCAGCATCCAGGGCGCCTATGACGCGGACTTCCTCAACTTCGCCAACGTCAACCTGGCGGGGCCGGTGGGCTTGTTGTTTGCCTTTGTGTGGACGCTGATCGCGCGGCCCTTCGGCGCTGAATTGGCGGCCAAGCGCCTGACCCGTTTCAGCTGGCGCGACATCGTCAGCCTCACCGAGCCCGCGACCCTGGCCGAACACCGGCACATGGCCGCGCAGATGCTTGACCGCCTGATGCAACACCTGCCGCGCCTGGCCCTGATCAACCAGGACACCGGCACCGCCCTGCGCGATTTGCGCGTGGCGCTGAACCTGCTCGACCTGCTGGCCTACTCGCCGCGCATCCTCGGGGTGCCACGGGTGTTGCTCAACCAGGTGGTGGAAGGCGTGGGCGGCTATTTCAAGGCGTGCCTCAAGGCCGGTGAACGCTTGCCCGCGCCCAGCGGTCTGCTGATGACCCTGGACCGCACGCGCCGCGCCCTCAACGGCCAGGGCCTGCAAGACGAAGACGACACCCGCCTGCACCTGCTGCACGCGTTGGCCGGGCTGCGCCTGTCGCTGCTGCCGGGCGTGGAATTTATTGGCGGCACCGAAATGGAAGCGCCGCTACCTGATGGAGCGCCTTTATGA